In Archaeoglobus profundus DSM 5631, the sequence AATCTGAAAGAGGATGGAATTTAAGATTAAAATAATTTTATTTTTATAAATACCTCAATGTGCAAGAAACTTGTTACTTCAAGTATTCACGACTCCTGCACACATTATTGATATGCTATGGCGTATGTCAAAAATACTGATTCTACAACTACGGAGTAACTAAGATACATGGGAATGAGAATGAAACTGAAACGACATTATCATGTATCGAAGATGTCTAATTTCAATGTGTGTTTAAAGCTATTCTTAACTTCTTTTCAAGAATATTATGAGAATATAGGAGGAAACAGTGTCTATAACTTCTATTAGCATTCAGTCTACACGATACATCTAATCAGAAATTTTATCTGATAATGTTAATAAAACTATATCTTCAACTCGGTTAATTAACTAAGTTAACTATAACTTTTTAACAGCTTCATGAATTTTATTAGCTTTAACTATTAAGTCTCTAAAATTATCATCTGATAAAGCTAAGTAATGGATGTACGGATTTGACAGGATTGATTGGAAAGCTTTATCGAACAGTTTAAGAGTTCCTATAGCTTCTTTCTTAAGCTTAGCAACTTCTACTATTTCATCTATTAGCTTCTCTTTCTCTTTTATTTCCTTCTCTAATTTAGCTTTATATTCTTCCAATTCATTAATCTTATTCTCTAATTCTTTCAGTTTCCTCTTATTAACTTCTAAATCAACCATTATTTCTAAATCTTTAGCAATTTGATTAATCTGAGATATTGATAGCTTTAGCTTCTTAGCTATTTGTCTGTAAGAGTATCCTTGCCTTAACATTTCTACACATTTTTCATATTTCTCTTTATGAACTTTCATAAGATTACATCTATGATACATCTAATAAAATTTGCTAATAGCTGAGAAATTTAGCTATAAACGATATAGAAATGAGTTAAAATTTTTAATATTAGAGTTGAAGAATAATATCATGAGATACAAGTATGGAAAATTGTATCTTAGAACGGTATCTCTCCACAGTTAGAACAAACCCATTTCCCCATTGATTTATCATATCTCAGCTTGGAATTTTCCAAGCAATTAGGACATTGAAAACTTAATTCAGCAAATCCAAATCCTGTTCTTACCATTCTTGAAGCTTTATTTAATCTATCTTCAATTTCTTCAATTGCTTTAAACTTACAAAGAATATCATAAAGCAATTCCTTCAATCCCTCCCTCTTATTAAGCTTCCATTCAACGTATTTCCATAATACGTCGTAAATTTCAATTTCATCAAGATTATGTCTCTCCATTACCTTCGTAATCGAGTATTCTTTCTCTATATCCTCAAAGATTGGAAGATACTTAAACTCCTCTTTCAACCTCTTACAAAATTCATTGAATCTCTTAGGAAGAGTGTAAGATTTAACTCTGCCATTTATCCTCTTCTGTAATTTATACTTCTGATTAGTTTTATCATAACTCAATGTCCATCCTTGATTAATGTATTCGATTATCTTCTCTTCTGTCCATTCCATCATTGTTAGTTCAACTTAGAAATTTAAAAGTATAATGTAGAGAGAGGATATATTCCCTATAAGTTGCTTGATTTATCTATGCAACTTAATAAGTTTCATTAACTGTTGCATTTGCATATCTGTATCTCGTATCTTGGAAATGTTTATAACGATATATTTAAACTCATAATCATGACTGTTCCATATTGGTTCAATGAAAAATTAATTGATACAGATGCTAAAGCTTTTGGTGTTTATTTAGCTTTATTAAGATCCCGATTTACCCACGGTTGGTGGGATAAGGAAGTAAGACCAAGCCCACCGATAGTAGATGATGTTAGACTGGAAATTCAAAAGTTTTTAACAGGAAGGGATATACTCGAAGCTTCTGAAGCAGTAAGAGATTTTATGAAGCTATTAAATGAATACGAATATGAAAAGTTATTTTTAGATAAAAGTTTCTTAGATGAAATAGAAATAAAGTATTACGAAAAATTCAGAAGAGCTTGCTACAGATACTTTAAGAGAGAGGCTATTAACGAAGAAATTAGGGATTATATATTAGGTTATTTCTTAAAGATGTAAAAGCTGGTGTTTATAAGAGAATATTAATGACCAAAATTGGTAGTGTACACATTTATTCAATAGCAAGTAAGGCAAGTAAGTATTTAGCAATTAGTAAAGACTTTGAAAGATACTGTACAAACTTACAATGTAAGAAAGATAAAATTGATGAAATCGCTAAAGCCTTAATAGAGTCGGGAATTGTAGTTTTTGGAATTAGTGGTGCAGACATAATCCAAGCACCATTTCTTAAAGATGAGTTTATAGAGAGATTAGCTCCACCTGAAGAGACAGAAGAAGTTGAAGGAGAAGAAAAGATTGAAAGGGAAGAAAAAGAGAAATTAGGTAAGGAATATGAGGGAAAGGCTCTGACAAGAGAAATATTAGAGAGTATAGTTAGGGATGTATTAGAGGATTTAGGGTTTAAAGTTGAGACTAATAAGAAATTAGATGCAAGGGGAGGAGGGAAGATAGAAGTAGATGTATGGGGAATGAAATTAATTAAGAATGCTGGATTTTATGTCTATGCATCATGTAAGAATTGGGACAGAAAATAGATAGATCAACAATAGATGAAGAATTTGGAAGAACTCAGCACTTAATTCAAATTCCTCATCTTAAAATATTCGTAGCTAAAAGATTAACAGATCCAGCAAGACAAACTGCTTTAGCAGATGGATTTATCGTAATTGAATTAGGTGAAAAAGCTTCTACAAATAATGCAAGAGAAATCTATGAAATAATCTATAAACACCTAAGAGAACTATTCATAGGAATTGCTCCTCCAGAACTACAAAAATTCGCTAAAGAAACTAGAGAAATTTCTGAAAGATTAAAAACCTTAGCAGAGGAAATTGAAAGGATATCTAGTCTTTAAGAAACAATTTCTAGCATGGATTTTTTAACAAATCTTTTTTATAAAGTTAGCAATTTCCTCTCCAATCATAGTTCTCTTGTAAACTCTTCCAACTTTTTCATTTGGTGTTAAACACTCAATTAAACCCTCTTTTTCAAGTTCCTTTAAAGCCCTACTTACGTGAGGTAAGCTTAAATTAAGCTCCTTAGCAATTTGAGCAGGAGTTTTTGGATTAGATAAACATAATAGAACAGCTTTCCGGTTTTTAGCTCTAATGACAAAGCTGTATTTTGACCAATCCATGTTATTTAGATTCGAAAAATTAATAAACAATCTATTACCAATCAGTTACCAATCAATTATAGAGGTGTTACCATGGCCAATATGCATTCAGAAGTTCAGGATTATCTGAAAGCTCTTCTTGAATATTACGATTTTACAGTGGAGAAAGAACGTTATATTTCGCCTAGTGATAGAATAGATTTGTATGGATATAGCAAATCACACAACAAAACTATTGGAATTGAGATAACTTTTACAAGTGATGTTAGGAGAGATGCTGAAAAATTAGCTAAATCTGGATTTGATTTAATTTACATAGTCGTCGATAATCCAGCATATGAAGGCAAAATTGAATATCGAGGGAGGGTAATCCCGATCGTCCATTACAACTCTTTTGAGAATGAGCTAAGGAGATCTTTAAACATCTCTCTGACATTTCCTATGTTTGGTTCCTTTGAAGAATGGATCAAAGGTAGGAGAATCGAACAAATTCCAGTAGCAGAGGGAAAATTAGATAAGTTCATACAAACGCTAAGATACTCAGGATTGGATGAGTTTATTGAAGATGTTATAAATCTTCTTGCAATGTTATATATTACTAGAGAGATTCCTTCTATGTATAGAGATGCTATAACTTACGATTTAATATGTTCTGGTGTAAAGACTAAAAGACCTCAGTACAGAACCATAATTGAACCTAAGATTTTAAATATACTGAAAAACTTTGATTTAGTACTTGAAGAAGCTAGAGGTAGTGGAGAACTAAGAAAGTATTTCATACATTTAACTAATAAAGGAGATGAAATCGGCAGAGAAATAATTGCTAATAGAATTAGCACGAATTCTAGAGAACTTGATAGTATTATCAAAGAGTTCGGTAAAATGGCCCCAATAATAGCAGTTGGAACTGTGGAGAGGTATGTAAGAGAAAGAATTATGAGATTTGAATTATCAGAGAAAGACATCTTTGATCGCTTGCTTTTGCATGTTGAAAGTAGAGTTACGGATTATGTAATCCACAGTAAACTTGTAACAATGGGAAAAGAAGTTGAACTCAGATATGGAAGAAAGCGAAAATTACATCCACTTCTATCCCTAATCTGTTATTTTATCACTTACTATAATTACAGCAAGAGCAGAGACTTCTTCAACCGATTAGAAGAACTCGGTTTAGCTTATGAAGTTCCCATTTACGATTCTCGTGGTCGATTTATCCATGATGAAATTAGAAGTTCAATAGAAGTCTCGGAATACATATTGAGTAGAATTCCTTTGCCTGAGAGTGAACTTATATTTGAATTTGGATCGCTAACGACAATTCTTGCAATTAGCAGAATTAGAGATCCGAAAATTGCAAGAGAAAGACTAGAGGAATATATAAAGTTCTATGAAATTCCTCTCGATAGCATAAAAAGAGTTCTGGATGAGTTTAATAGATTTGGACTTGCATCGAAATTTATCGAAGTTTCAGATTCTGGACCATTTTTGATTTTTGATGAGAAGAAATTCGAAGAAATTATAAAAAGAAAATTAATTGATACAGCTTTAAGATTTCTTAAATTATAATAGTTCAATTGGCTTATTTACGATCCTAAAATACTATGTCATTAACATGGTGGTTGTGGTAATTTTTTAGGGAATATACCTCGTGGTATTAGTTCTTTCTTAATGATTTCAGCGAGTTGATCTATGTAAACTTCTCTACAATCACATCTCGGAAAAGGTAAACATCTAATGTCATTTAAGTTAAAGTTAGGTTGAGTTTTCGACTTCTTTAACTTTTTTAATGCTTCCTTGGCTGATAATATTGCCCAACAGCATACTCTTTCATGTATAACGATTATAAAGTAAGGATTTAATTGAGATATTTGATTTGCTAAGTTAGGAATTAATTTTCCCTTCTCTTGTCTTCCTACCCATCCACAAGGACTTTTTGCTTTTGTATCAGGTTTATTGTATACGTCGATCAGATAACAACCTAAGTATTTAAAGCAATCTAAGAAATTAGTGATTGATTTACTATAAGCTTTTTCAAACGCTTCTTTAGTTGCAAAATATAGGTTTGAGTTTGCACAATAAAAGAATGTAGCACCAGCAGGGGATTCTCCAATGAAAAGAACTTTTATTTTTATATTTTGCTTCATTGGATTGTAATTCTCTCTTATTTCTCTGTAATTCTCATCTATTCGATCTTTTTCACTTTCTTCTATCCTTAAATAAAGTCTTTTCACTACATTAAGTTTAATCATAAAAAATCTAAAAAAGATTAAAATATTTTAAGTATTTTGAAGATTTCAATTATAGAATTATTTAAATAAATTTAGTAACTTACTAATTATTCTAGAATACCATTCATCAGCTTGTTTTACCTTTGCAAGATAATGCATAGAACCAACTGTAATTGAAGCTCTTCCTTGTATAAAATCAGCTACTGATTCTGGAACTCCATTTAAGATAAGGAAGTTGTAGTTCCATTTTCTTAGATATTTAGCTGGTAATCCTTTCTTTGCAAAATATTGTGAGACTGCATCTTCATCTAATTCCATTCTTCTAAGCTCATTAGAGAATTCTAGAGGGAGATAAGCATAATAGGATTTCTTACTTCCTCTATCAAGTCCTAATGGATATTTAGCTATTTTATCATTAGTTATTAGCTTATTTGAGTCAAATGTTCTCAGTAGGTGTAGTGCTTCTCTTAATCTTATTCCTGAGAAAGCTAAGAGTTTAAAGAGAATTTTATATCTTTCATCTTTGAATTTTCTAAATACTTCAATGACTTTAGAATCTTCGGGAACGTATTCATCTTGGTTGGTCTTTGGAATCTTTACAATTTTACGATATTTCATTAAGCTTTCTTCGTTCATTAAGTCGAAAGCTTCATAGAAATTCAATAGATTTCTTAATCCAACACAAAAATGTCGTTTCCCTTTCTCGACTTTCCTAATTATTTCAAACAGTTCTTTCGGATTTCTGATTCTATCTGGAAGATACTTATCGAGATAATAGATTTGCTTATCTGCATGTTCTTTAGAACATTTTTCATATAACCAATTGATAAAATCTTTCCTAACTTCATCATATCTTATCTCATCTATATTGCTTTCTTTTGAGCTACATCCTATTGAAATTACTCTATTCTTAATTTTCTCTTCTCTTAACCCACTGCAGATCCCCTGACCCCGGTTCAAATCCGGGCCCTGGCTTAAAATATGATGCACATCCCAGCCTCCAATTCTTCTTAACATGGTGCCTACATTAACATTAGCATCTCTAACCTCCTTCAACCTGCTCCATTCCTCACAAGTTCAATGATCATTCTTGAAAAGGCTAAATCCCTCTAAAGAGGGTAAAATTTGATCAAATGAATTAAGTAGCTCTACTCAACGCATTTGCAACGCTGTCCATTACGTCAGTTCTTCTGAATCTCTCTACAATCATGAGGAACGCTGGAACCACTGTTAAAGCTCCAATCAGGCTGAAAATTATAGCTATTACCGAAAGAAAGCCGAAGTTCCATAGCATCGGGAAGCTTGAGAGCATTAGAGCACCGAATCCACCGGCCATTGTTAGAGCTGAGGTAACTATAGCTTTTCCAGTCTCCTCTATTGCAACTGTGACTGCTTTTTCTGGCGAATACTTCTGCCTTTCTTCAGCATACCTCTCAGCCATGTGGATTGAGAAGTCTATTCCTAAACCGAGAGTTATCGAGTTTATGGCTATAGACATAAACGTCTGCTTCATCCCCATTGCAAACATTGTCGTGTTTAGAACACCGATCACTGTGGTAATCGCAACTAAAGGAACTACTGCCCTCGTTATTGAACGGTAGGTTGCAAAGAGCAGTAGAACGATAAGCCCATAGGAAACCAGCGTCATCTGAGTCTGGCTGTTTAGCATAATTTCACCAAGATGTGCCATTATAGCTGGCTGTCCAGTTATGTAGTAACCTTCGTGCCATTCAAAGAATCTTACATCCCTTTTGAGATATTCCGTAAGCTCCACCCTTTTGTCGTGAGTGTCCGCTGATGTGTATAGGTATAAGGCGAGTGTGTGGCCCGAGATGTATCTCTTAAGAACATCCTTTGGAATCATGCTCAAAACTGTCGAAAGCTCAGCATCACTCTCTGGCAACTTGCCTAGATACTCCTTTATCAGCGACGAGAGCGAGTCACACCTGTAAACCATGTCCTCCTTGTTCACTATGTAATTTCCAAGCTCGTCCAATCTTTTGAGCTCGTCAACTCCCACCTCATCGACGGACAGAACGACTGTATAGATGTACTGCTTACCCATTACTTCTTCAAGCTCGTTGAATTTCACCATAGCTGGTAGATTCTCTGGGAAATATTTCTTGGTGTCAGTCTCAAGCTCTATCTGTGTGTTCGCATAGGCACCAACTATTACGATTATCAGAGCTAAGGCAAGTATGGCCTTCGGCTTTGAAGCGGTAAGAGATGCTATAGAAGTTAGAACTTTCTCCAAAATTCCGACTTCTTTCTTTTCCTTTACTTTGGTTGTTTCTTCCTTATCCAGTATCTTTAAAATTGCTGGTAGTGATGTTATCGAAAAGATGTAGGCTATTACCAGACCCAAAGATATGCTTCCCCCGAAAATTGCAAATTCTGGGATCAAAGTTGTAGCCATGGACATAAAGCCTATGACTGTGGTAATCATGGCAAGGATCACAGCTAAACCAGTTTTTGTCACAGATATTACAATCGAATTATCCCTGTCAACTCCCCTCATTCTCTCGTGTTCGTATCTGTTCTGAATCTGCGCGGCATATTCAATTGCCAATCCTATGAGTATCGGTAGAGATGCGGATATCATCGTGTCGAGCTTTATGCCAGTAAGGGGTAGAAGACCGACTACGACTATTACAGAGAATACGGAAATAACGAGAGGCATGAAAGCAGTGTATTTTTTCCTAACAGCTCCACTGAAAGTTACGATAAGCAGAATTATCATCGCAATTATCGAAGCCATCGTTGTCATTCCCGTCTCTTTCTGAGTCGTTTGGGTGATCTGGTAGCTTAATACAGGGGATCCGGTGACTTCAGCTGTTATACCAGTGGGTCTGTCTGTGAATTTTACGACCCTCTCTATCTGCTCAGCAAGTTCCATCGTTTTATCGGGGTCTGTAACCGTTATAGTTATGGATATCAGCGCAAGCGTTTTTTTAGGAACGAGATGATACGCGTAGAGTTCCGTCAAACGTTTAAGCTGAGAATTATCGCTTGGCAGAACTCCTCCGTTCAGCTCGGCGATTATCGAAGCTGGGGATGTTACACCTCCAACGCCATCAATGTTCTTTAAATTCTCTCCCAATTTGAGCATGTATTCGTAGACTTCCCTGTTCACAACATCGTCGCCCTTTATCATTATGTAAACTCCCTCAGCACGGATTCCGAAATCCTTTTGATATAGCTCGAGATCTTTGTAAACCGGATCGCCTATGGGAAACATGTTTTTGTATTCGAGCGATGTGAACTCTGTTTGCGAAGCAGAAATTAGAAAGATTATAACGACTAAAGCTGTAACCGAAACTATAAATCCCGGTCTTTTTGCGACAAATCTCGAAACTTTTTCGAGGAAATCCTCGAAACTCACTTCCTACGCCTCCTCAGGTAATAACCAACTGCTACAATAGCTAATATTGCAATTAGAGCAATTGCACCGTATGGCGGTTTTGGTGGGACTACCTCAATTACTGCCTTGGTAGGCTCGCTTATGGCCCACTCATCCTCTAAATCCTTGTATTTGACTTCCAAGTTCAGCCCGTATTTCTTGGGGGTTGCATCCGCATCTACACTTAGCTTGAATTTTATCTCTGCTGATTCTCCCGGCTTTAACGTTCCTATGTATGCTGTATCATCGTCTGAAGAGAAGGGATCTGTTATAGTTAACCTCGCAGTAGCCTCTCTTATCGTAAAGTTTCCAACGTTTTTGATAGTGAATGTAACTATCCCCTCGCTCCCAGCTGCAATTTTCGGAGTTCCATAAACCTCAAATTTCATCTTCGGATTTATCTTTATTCCTATACTTTTCGAATCGGTGTAGAAGTATTCGTCCATGCTTCTGTATTTCAGCTTGATCTCCGCTGGATAGATTACGGGCTTTGCTTCATCCGATGCCTGTACTTTAAACACAGCCGTATATTCCTTTCCAGCTTGAACGTCGCCAAGATAGTATTCTGCGCTCAGAACGGAGAGGGGCGGTTTTGTCGTTAGGTAGACACTGACGTCCTTTAAATCCATTTCTGGAACTAATGTTACCACCACATCGCCCTTTGCATTTACAAAGACCTTGCTCTCAACAGATTTAACTTCGAAGTCAGGAGCTTTTGAAACGTAAACTCCAAACGGAACTGGATCACTTTCAGCGATGTTACCGTATTCGTCCAAGTAAACTGCTTTGACCTTAAACGTGTAATTCCCTTCGTCTTTAGTATCAATCCTGATGTAAAAGATTGCCTTTGCAACATCATTCGGCCTCAGTTCGCCCACGTAGTAAGCTGGCTGAGATGTTGTTGAAGGCATTGAAGCTACTTGTGCTGGCATTCCCATAGGCATGGAAGGAGCATTTGCCATTTGTGTTCCCGGTACAGCCATCGCTGGCATCGCTGACATGGTTTGAGCTTGCGATAAGCTTAAAGCAGAAGCCTTAAAGCCAGATGGTGTTTCTAGGACAAGATAAGCATTTTTAGCAGTTTTCTCGCCAACGTTTTTCACTTCAACGACCAATTTTCCCTTACTTTTGCCAACCATGTTCTCGGCATTCACGTTGACAATGTCAAGTCTAACGTCCTTCTCTTCCACATAGACCTCTATTGGGATTTCAAAGCTCAAATGCTCGTATCTGAGTTTATAGTGCTCAGTTAACATCTCGTATTCGTAGGTGTATGTTGCATTAGCCTCGTCTTCATCCTTCACCTGCTTTTGAGTTGGCATCCATGTCGGATTGAATGTATCCACATAGACAAGATCGTCAATTATGTCAAAGCTAACTTTCAGCTTCAACTCGTACTTGCCAGCCTTTGCTTCATCTTTGACTTTAACAATGAATGCAAGGTTTACTGGCTGTAAAGGTGGTAAAGCGGGAATTTTTTGTGTTGGAGTCTTAACTTCGATGTATTCGTTACCTTCAAGCCTAACTTCGACGTTGTATGCTGTGAAGAGCATGTCTTCTTTCCCAGCGAAGAAAGCAGCCTCCTCTTGGTCAAAGTAGTCGACTTTCTTTCTTTCCGCCGGATTGTATATTGCTATATATACAGTCTTCTGCTCACCCCTATCCAAGTAGTTTGAGCCTACGATGTACGCTGTTACGTTTGGCTTTTCTTCATACTCCAATGCTTGCACAGGCATTGTTGCTACAATAAGGAAAGACACGATGAGGGCAAGAAGAACGATTCTAACTTTCATGACACCACCCCTGTCGTAGCTCAATTAACGAAAAGCGATATATATATCTTTCGAACTTACATTCAGCGATGAAGATTACGGAGGTCCTCAAATACTTCGGACTCAGTGAGTATGAAGCAAAGGCTCTGTACGTTTTACTGCTCCACGGTGAGCTGACTGCAAAGGACATTGCGGAGCTGAGTGGGATTCCGCGCACCTCCGTTTATGACGTAATGAATCTGCTTGAATCGAAAGGTTTGGTGGTATCTTACGGAAAGCCTCTGAGATTTAGGGCGATAGAGGCTGATGAGATAGTAAAGATATTTTCGGGCATAGTTCTGGACAGACTCGATTTGCTGAAGAAGGAACTTTCTAGACTGAGAGGTGGAGCTTCCGAAGAGGTGAGAGTTTATAAGGGAGAGGCTACGCTCAGCATTCTGCGGACATTGGTGAGTGAGGCAAGAGAAAGAATAGTCGCTTTACTATCATACATCACAGACGACATGGCAGAAATACTGAACTCAGCTAAGTGCAGAGTTACAGTTGTCTCTTCGAATGCCTCCAGAGTTAAGGGAGAATGTTACGAGTTCCAAAGAAAAGAAAAGCTTTTGGAGAAAGTCAAGGGTTTGTGTCATGGCATACTGATCTTCGATGACAGAGCGGCGATGATCGTGTTCATGAACGGAATAGCTTTATCTATCGTGAGTTACGATGAGAGGCTTGTTCTGTTCTTGAAGATGCTCGTGAACTCGCTTATCGAGTTCTTCAGGGATGTAAGGACTTGAGGTTTCTGAATTTAAGAGCTGAGAGCATTTTATTAACTGTTGTGTGCACTCTTTAGACTATGCCCGTGTTGATAATGAGCGGTGGTATCGATAGCTCGACGTTGCTCTGGTATCTGATGAAAAGATACGATGAAATTTACGTCATTACATACATCTACGGGCAGAGGCATGCGAGGGAAGTAGAGCATGCGAAGATGATAGTTGAAAAAGCGAGAGAAAAGGCTAAAATTCATCACGAAATTGCAGATATTTCCTGCATTCAAAGATTGATTGCTAAGGGTGCTTTGACTGGTAATGAGGAAGTTCCAGAAGGGTTCTACACTGATGAGAGCCAGAAGAAGACGATAGTGCCAAACAGAAACATGATCCTTTTGGCTATTGCTGTAGGGTACGCTGTGAAGGTTGGTGAAAGAGAAGTTTACTACGCTGCACACAAGTCTGATTATGCAACATACCCTGACTGCAGAAAGGAGTTCGTTAAAGCTTTAGATACTGCTGTCTACTTAGCCACAATCTTTGATCCTGTGGTAATTAAGGCACCGTTTGTGGACATGACAAAGGCCGATATCGTTAAGCTCGGCTTGAAGTTGGGTGTTCCCTATGAGCTTACTTGGAGTTGTTATAGGGGTGAGGAGAGACCCTGTCTTAGGTGTGGAACATGCCTCGAAAGGACTGAAGCTTTCTTAATAAACGGAGTAAAGGATCCTGCTTTGAGCGATGAGGAGTGGAAAAGAGCTGTTGAGATTTATGAGAGGTTTAAAGGTGGAAGTAGGTGAAGTTTCCACAAGTATTTCAGAGAGATGGAGGTGAAACGATTACTCGATTTCAACACCGTAAACCTTCTCCACATTTTCGACGCAAATCTTGTAAATGAAATCTTCGTCAAATCCATGCTTCAGCAACTCTTTAACCTTCCTTGGAACGGTCTTAGGACCTAAAACTGCACCGGGCCTATCTTTGTCGTCTATGTAGTCCGTTTCAAGCATAAACCTGCTACCCTGCTTTGCAGCCTCCAGAGCGTAGTCGTTCAAGCATA encodes:
- the queC gene encoding 7-cyano-7-deazaguanine synthase QueC; the protein is MPVLIMSGGIDSSTLLWYLMKRYDEIYVITYIYGQRHAREVEHAKMIVEKAREKAKIHHEIADISCIQRLIAKGALTGNEEVPEGFYTDESQKKTIVPNRNMILLAIAVGYAVKVGEREVYYAAHKSDYATYPDCRKEFVKALDTAVYLATIFDPVVIKAPFVDMTKADIVKLGLKLGVPYELTWSCYRGEERPCLRCGTCLERTEAFLINGVKDPALSDEEWKRAVEIYERFKGGSR
- a CDS encoding COG1361 S-layer family protein, with the protein product MKVRIVLLALIVSFLIVATMPVQALEYEEKPNVTAYIVGSNYLDRGEQKTVYIAIYNPAERKKVDYFDQEEAAFFAGKEDMLFTAYNVEVRLEGNEYIEVKTPTQKIPALPPLQPVNLAFIVKVKDEAKAGKYELKLKVSFDIIDDLVYVDTFNPTWMPTQKQVKDEDEANATYTYEYEMLTEHYKLRYEHLSFEIPIEVYVEEKDVRLDIVNVNAENMVGKSKGKLVVEVKNVGEKTAKNAYLVLETPSGFKASALSLSQAQTMSAMPAMAVPGTQMANAPSMPMGMPAQVASMPSTTSQPAYYVGELRPNDVAKAIFYIRIDTKDEGNYTFKVKAVYLDEYGNIAESDPVPFGVYVSKAPDFEVKSVESKVFVNAKGDVVVTLVPEMDLKDVSVYLTTKPPLSVLSAEYYLGDVQAGKEYTAVFKVQASDEAKPVIYPAEIKLKYRSMDEYFYTDSKSIGIKINPKMKFEVYGTPKIAAGSEGIVTFTIKNVGNFTIREATARLTITDPFSSDDDTAYIGTLKPGESAEIKFKLSVDADATPKKYGLNLEVKYKDLEDEWAISEPTKAVIEVVPPKPPYGAIALIAILAIVAVGYYLRRRRK
- a CDS encoding hydrophobe/amphiphile efflux-3 (HAE3) family transporter translates to MSFEDFLEKVSRFVAKRPGFIVSVTALVVIIFLISASQTEFTSLEYKNMFPIGDPVYKDLELYQKDFGIRAEGVYIMIKGDDVVNREVYEYMLKLGENLKNIDGVGGVTSPASIIAELNGGVLPSDNSQLKRLTELYAYHLVPKKTLALISITITVTDPDKTMELAEQIERVVKFTDRPTGITAEVTGSPVLSYQITQTTQKETGMTTMASIIAMIILLIVTFSGAVRKKYTAFMPLVISVFSVIVVVGLLPLTGIKLDTMISASLPILIGLAIEYAAQIQNRYEHERMRGVDRDNSIVISVTKTGLAVILAMITTVIGFMSMATTLIPEFAIFGGSISLGLVIAYIFSITSLPAILKILDKEETTKVKEKKEVGILEKVLTSIASLTASKPKAILALALIIVIVGAYANTQIELETDTKKYFPENLPAMVKFNELEEVMGKQYIYTVVLSVDEVGVDELKRLDELGNYIVNKEDMVYRCDSLSSLIKEYLGKLPESDAELSTVLSMIPKDVLKRYISGHTLALYLYTSADTHDKRVELTEYLKRDVRFFEWHEGYYITGQPAIMAHLGEIMLNSQTQMTLVSYGLIVLLLFATYRSITRAVVPLVAITTVIGVLNTTMFAMGMKQTFMSIAINSITLGLGIDFSIHMAERYAEERQKYSPEKAVTVAIEETGKAIVTSALTMAGGFGALMLSSFPMLWNFGFLSVIAIIFSLIGALTVVPAFLMIVERFRRTDVMDSVANALSRAT
- a CDS encoding integrase yields the protein MKEVRDANVNVGTMLRRIGGWDVHHILSQGPDLNRGQGICSGLREEKIKNRVISIGCSSKESNIDEIRYDEVRKDFINWLYEKCSKEHADKQIYYLDKYLPDRIRNPKELFEIIRKVEKGKRHFCVGLRNLLNFYEAFDLMNEESLMKYRKIVKIPKTNQDEYVPEDSKVIEVFRKFKDERYKILFKLLAFSGIRLREALHLLRTFDSNKLITNDKIAKYPLGLDRGSKKSYYAYLPLEFSNELRRMELDEDAVSQYFAKKGLPAKYLRKWNYNFLILNGVPESVADFIQGRASITVGSMHYLAKVKQADEWYSRIISKLLNLFK
- a CDS encoding winged helix-turn-helix domain-containing protein translates to MDWSKYSFVIRAKNRKAVLLCLSNPKTPAQIAKELNLSLPHVSRALKELEKEGLIECLTPNEKVGRVYKRTMIGEEIANFIKKIC
- a CDS encoding TrmB family transcriptional regulator — encoded protein: MKITEVLKYFGLSEYEAKALYVLLLHGELTAKDIAELSGIPRTSVYDVMNLLESKGLVVSYGKPLRFRAIEADEIVKIFSGIVLDRLDLLKKELSRLRGGASEEVRVYKGEATLSILRTLVSEARERIVALLSYITDDMAEILNSAKCRVTVVSSNASRVKGECYEFQRKEKLLEKVKGLCHGILIFDDRAAMIVFMNGIALSIVSYDERLVLFLKMLVNSLIEFFRDVRT
- a CDS encoding Trp family transcriptional regulator, whose product is MKVHKEKYEKCVEMLRQGYSYRQIAKKLKLSISQINQIAKDLEIMVDLEVNKRKLKELENKINELEEYKAKLEKEIKEKEKLIDEIVEVAKLKKEAIGTLKLFDKAFQSILSNPYIHYLALSDDNFRDLIVKANKIHEAVKKL